The Anolis carolinensis isolate JA03-04 chromosome 1, rAnoCar3.1.pri, whole genome shotgun sequence genome window below encodes:
- the LOC100560226 gene encoding mitochondrial amidoxime reducing component 2 — MDKIVGKRGGSEWGREAAIEEREAGSAQPRPASRGLWIPSLAAMAWGPLSLREPFSSSFSRLAWLCGAGLALGALGAWAAWRWRGGRRRRRGLERVGTVTGVTLYPVKSCRGINLQRAQVTPLGLQSGDLRDRFWLVIKEDGHMVTARQEPQLVLIVVNSENGQLILNAPEMKELAIPIKTPKENPVKNCRVFGLDVEGRDCGDEVAHWLTTFLNSEPYRLVHFETQMAPRKCEKIKIPFRPTDEVSYHDAAPILLMSEPSMEDLNTRLEKKRDLRYFRPSITVSGCGAYEEDTWDKIIIGDVELKLIMQCGRCILTTVDPDNGIIDRKEPLETLKRYRMCDPADKHIHKTAPLFGNYFGVDKVGTVHVGDPVFKIIEC, encoded by the exons ATGGACAAAATAGTAGGCAAGCGCGGCGGGAGCGAATGGGGAAGGGAGGCTGCAATTGAGGAGCGAGAGGCCGGCTCTGCGCAGCCGAGGCCCGCCTCCCGTGGGCTCTGGATCCCTTCGTTGGCGGCCATGGCGTGGGGTCCGCTGTCCCTCCGCGagcccttctcctcctctttctcccgcCTGGCCTGGCTGTGCGGGGCCGGGCTGGCGCTGGGGGCCTTGGGGGCCTGGGCGGCGTGGCGCTGGCGGGGCGGGCGGCGACGAAGGCGGGGGCTGGAGCGCGTGGGCACCGTCACGGGGGTCACCCTCTACCCGGTCAAGTCCTGCCGTGGAATCAACCTGCAGCGCGCCCAGGTCACGCCACTCGGCCTCCAGAGCGGGGACCTGCGCGACAG ATTTTGGCTGGTGATTAAGGAAGATGGACACATGGTCACAGCTCGACAGGAGCCTCAACTGGTTTTGATTGTTGTTAATTCTGAAAATGGCCAGTTAATCCTGAATGCTCCAGAAATGAAGGAACTGGCCATCCCTATCAAAACTCCTAAAGAAAATCCCGTGAAGAATTGCAG GGTTTTTGGACTTGATGTTGAAGGGCGGGACTGTGGTGATGAGGTGGCTCATTGGCTCACCACTTTCCTGAATTCAGAACCATATCGACTCGTTCATTTTGAAACCCAAATGGCTCCCAGAAAATGTGAAAAGATTAAGATACCTTTTCGGCCTACTGATGAG GTTTCCTACCATGACGCTGCTCCAATATTACTGATGTCAGAGCCGTCAATGGAAGATCTAAATACCAGATTGGAGAAGAAACGGGATTTGCGGTATTTTAGACCAAGCATTACTGTTTCAGGCTGTGGTGCTTATGAAGAG GACACCTGGGACAAGATTATAATTGGTGATGTGGAATTGAAGCTGATCATGCAGTGCGGCAG GTGTATTTTGACAACGGTTGACCCAGATAATGGCATCATAGACAGAAAGGAGCCGCTAGAGACATTGAAAAG ATATCGTATGTGTGATCCAGCTGATAAACACATTCACAAAACAGCACCATTGTTTGGCAACTATTTTGGTGTAGACAAAGTGGGCACTGTTCATGTTGGAGACCCTGTGTTCAAGATAATTGAATGTTAG